Genomic window (Lewinellaceae bacterium):
GTCCCTCTTGTCGAATACGGTGTTGACAACCATGGCTGCCACTCCATTCGGCAACGGTTTTAGCGCCTTGACAACGCTCTGAGCCCTGCTTTCCAACCGGCCCTGCTTATCGAAGTAGGCGTATTCCAGTTTTGCTCCTTCTTTAAAAGGAAAGAACAAAGAACAACCAGGCTGGGCCCGAAGGGCGGCGCTCCCGAGGAAAAGGAGCAGGAAGAACAATAATCCGTATTTCATTTTCTGGATGTGTTTTTGGGTTAACCTAAAGTTCACAGTCCGCCTATTGCAAATAACAACAATTTCCGCAGCAATATTACTGCACCAATAAAAAGAGTAAGGTATTCCTTTCGTTCCACACATCAAATTGGTTAATTTCCTGTTAAAAGAAAAAAACCGATAACCGCATGAAAAAGGCTTACTTCTTTTTTGGGATGCTGTTTTTGGGGTTTATCCCCCATTCCATTGCCCAGCAGAACATTACTGTAACCAGCTCTGAGGTGGAACGAATCCTTCGTGGCAATTACGATGCCGTGGATTTTCTGCCGTCCGTTCTCCTCAACCATCCGGAAGATATTGTTGATGGAATACTGGCCGAAGTATCTGCCGATTCGCTGAAGCAGTACTTACTCGCCCTCTCCACTTTCGAAAACCGCAATACGGGCTCCGACACCAGCAGCGCCACCGTTGGCATGGGCGCTGCCCGGCGCTGGGCCTACGGCAAAATGGAATCTTTCGGCGCCCGGCAGGAAAACCGCCTGCGCGCCTCCTACCTGCAATTCGACCAGGACATCTGCGGCGTGGAGCAGCACCGCAACGTCTTTGCCGTGCTTCCCGGCATCGGTCCGCATAAAAATGAAATGGTTTTGGTCGAAGGCCACATGGATAGCCGCTGCGAAGACGTTTGCGACACCGATTGCCTGGCCCACGGCATGGAAGACAACGGCAGCGGCACCGCGCTGGTGCTGGAACTGGCCAGAGTGATGAGCCGCTTCGCTTTCGACCGCACCCTGGTTTTCCTCATAACCACCGGCGAAGAGCAGGGGCTGTTCGGCGCCGAAGCCTTTGCCATCTATTGTGCTGAGAACCAAATACCGGTGCGGGCGGTATACAACAACGACATCGTAGGCGGCATCATCTGCGGCCAGACGGCTTCCCCTCCCGGCTGCCCGGGCCTCAACGAGATCGACAGCATCAACGTGCGTCTCTACTCCAGCGGGCCAGGGCGGCAACTGGCCCGCTTCGCCCACCTGGAATACCAGGAAGAACTCCTTTCGAAAATGCCCGTCCCCACAGTGCTGAACATCATGAGCCGCGAGGACCGCGTGGGCCGCGGCGGCGACCACATCCCCTTCCGGGAACGGGGATTCCCCGCCATGCGCTTCACCTCCGCCAATGAACACGGCGACGGCAACCCCGGCCAGGCCAACTACGACGACCGCCAGCACACCAGGGAGGACGTGCTGGGCGTAGATACGGACGGCGACAGCGTGATCGACAGCTTTTTCGTCGACTTCAACTACCTGGCCCGCAATGCCGTCATCAATGGCAACGCTGTGGCCATGAGCGCGTTGGGACCGCCTGCGCCAGGGGACTTCATCGTCGAAAGAATCGACAACGGCCTGCGCTACGAAATTGTCGATCCAACCGAAAATAACCTGTATCGCCTCGGCATCCGGCCCAACTCCACCATCTATTATGACACCCTGCTGTATGTCACCAAAAAGATAGACACCCTTTACTTCCTGGAACCCGCTACCCCCTATTACCTCTCTGTCGCGGCCGTGGACAGCAACGGCGTAGAAAGCCAGTTCACCAGCGAGGAGTTCAACTTTTTCACCACCAGCCTGGAGGAGCAGCCCTATCTGTCGGACGGGGGGATCACGCTGTTGCAAAACCGCCCCAACCCCTTCGACGAGGCTACCACTATTTCCGTGCTGGTGGAGCGCCCGGTCGACTACCAGCAGGCCCTCATCCGCGTAGCAGACACCCAGGGCAGGGAACTGGCCCGCTACCCCATCGAGCTAAAACAAGGCCTGATTGAGGTGCTGTACGGTTATGAAAAACACGGATATCAGCGGGGAACGTATTACTACAGCCTCGTCATCGACGGGCGGGTGTATGATACGAAGGCGATGGTGTATGCTTATTGAGCCTCCCCTAACCTCCCGGCATACCGCCGGGACAGGCTCTCCGAAGGGGGGAGATGGCAACATAGTATTTCAAAAGCAGTTGTTCAGGTTTTATGCCTGGTTGGCGGCACCGGGTTCTTGTTGCCTTTCAGGATGCCGGCAATCGATATGTCTTCATCTATATCTGCCCAGTGGATTCCGTAGCCGCCACTAATGAACCGCCAGTTTTGGCGTTGTTCCGGGCTGGCTTGTGCGAGGCGCCAGAACCAGGTGTAAGGGACTCCAATTTCCCGGCCATCTTCGAGCTTAACGTAAGGCGCTAGGAAAGAGTAAAGTGTTCAATTATGGGGCAGTGATTTTTGTGCCAGGCAAGGCGCGAAGATCGAGGATAGCCTAAGCTACCTGAGTGATGAGCAACGCAGCATGGCGCAAAAAGGACAAGCCAGAATGGACAGTTTATTCTTTCGTCGTGCCTAAAAGAAGATGCGAAAGCCGAGCTTCCTCAGGATCGTAGGCATAGCCTTTAATTTTTAAAGTTACAATTATGCTCGAATTTTTTTAAGAATCCAACTTCTTTCGACAGCCAGAACCCGTTTTCCTTTGGGGTAAAATGCTTGCCCTCCAGCAAGCCTTCCCGACAAAGTTGTGCGATCAGGGCGTCCACCCAAGGCCGGAAAGGTTCGATCAGGTCAAAAGCAAAGGTCGGTTTTTTGTATTCGTCGGCGTGAAGGATGCCCAAATAGGGGTCGAGCCCGGAGGCAAAAATAGCGCTCTCTACTACTCCATACAGCATGCCGTATACGAAAATTTTCTTCACGCTACCTTTTCAAAAAAATTTAACAATGTACCCCGCATTTGTCCCAGCCAAAACAATTCCACTACTTCCCATGCAACTTGCACCGTGCTAATCCAGTTATACTTCACTGCAATAGGTTTTGTGCAAAAGTTTGAAAATTGGGCGTAATCAAGGTTTTGAGGCTGCTTTGGGTTTCAGGGTTATGATTGATATCATTGAGGGCTTGCCTGATGGCGTTATGGAATTTTTCAGCACAGTCGTAATATCGAGTGCCCAACACATCCTTTTTAATGTAACGCCACACTCTTTCGATTAGGTTGAGGTTAGGCGAGTATGGCGGCAAGAAAACAAGGTGGATATTGAGCGACAGGGCCAGTTCTTTGATATAATGGCAATGCTGGTAGCGGGCATTGTCCAACACCACATATAAAGGCAATGCCGTGTAATTTTGCGCCAGCTTTTTCAACAGTTCGGCTACTGTATCGGCATTGACATAGGTTGTGTTCACCACAGTTTCCATTTTGCGGGTAACGAAATTCAAGGCGCCAAGGACATTGATCCGGTTACGGCCTGAAGCGGCTTTAATAAACATCCGGGCGAAACACCATAATATCCCTACGAAAGGCATCAATATAAAGTGAGCCGCATCCATGAAGAACAGGTGGCATTGCCCAGCTTGCGCCATTTCTATTAAGGGCAACAACTCCTGATCCAGGAATTGCTGCTGCTTTTCAGGGTTAGCCTTGCCGGGCACATGGCCGGTTTTGAGGGGCTTCATCCCAATCTTATGCATGAAGCGGCGCACTTCGTCCACGCTTAATGCCTGGCCGGTTAACTCTTCCACTCTGGCTGCCGCCTCCTTGGCTGTGCGGGGAGGGTGTTCTCGAAAATAAGCTTCAAGCGTGACACGGTATCCTGAAAGAACTGAATCGAAACCCTTGTATTGAAAGCTTGTCAAGGCTTCCAGCCCTCCTTTGTTGTAGAGTTTGATGTAGTTCTTTACAGAGTTGCGGTGTACACCGCTTAGCTGGGCGGCTTCCTGCCGGCTGTATTCTTGGCTGGCCCAATAAAGGGCATCCATCCTCTTGCGGATGGCTAGCACAGGATTGTGAATTCTTTCGTAATTTGCCGATACAATATCGGCTTGGCTGATATTGAGAGTAAGCATTGGTAATTGGTTTTGTGCAACTCTAATTTACCATGCTTACTCGTTTTTCCTACTACTCATTTGCACAAAACCTATTGCCGTCGAGTATAATGAGAAAAGAATACAAAACAACACAAGTTATGCCCCGCAGCCTGCTTTTTGCCCTCGGCCTCCTTGCCTTCGCTTCCTGCCAATCTGAAAAACCCAGGGAGCAAACAAACACTGCCCCTCCCACTCAATTGGCCGCCCTGGAGGACAAGGCAGCTCAACAGAACGCCCCTCCGGCCGCATCCTTGGAAAATAGCCCGGAAGCCGACCAGGCAAAAGCGGGGAAGGCCGCCACGCAGCAACCCCAACGCGCCACCGCCATTGCCAAAACCAGGGAACTCAAAGTAGATAAGCCAGCAAAAAAGGAAGCTTCCAAAGCCAATAGCTCTTTGGTAAAAACTGCGGAAACCTCCAAGGAAAAACCCGAGCCATCCAAACTCTATCTTCATTCGCCAGAAACCAGCAGCCCGCCTCCTCCCAGCCACCAAAGCTGGGACGGGCTGCTCCAAAAGCACGTCTCCTCCGCCGGCACGGTCAACTACAAAGGCTTGCTGGCGGACAAGGCCAAACTCCAGGCCTACCTCGACGAATTGGCCGCCAACCCGGCAGGCAAAAGCTGGAGCCGCAACGAAAAACTGGCTTACTGGATCAATGCCTACAACGCCTTCACCGTCAAGCTCATCCTGGACCACTACCCCGTGTCCAGCATCACGAAAATTCACGGCGGCAAGCCCTGGGATGTGAAATGGATCAAACTGGGCGATAATACCTACTCTCTCAACAACATCGAAAATGACATCATCCGGCCCCAGTTCAACGAGCCCCGCATCCATTTTGCCGTCAATTGCGCCGCCCGCTCCTGCCCTCCCCTGCTCAACCGGGCCTGGACGGCCGACAACCTCAACCGGTATCTCGACCAACAGGCCCGCAGTTTCATCAACAATCCCAAATACAACGAGATCGGCCCGGAAACCGTGGAAATCTCTAAAATCTTCGAATGGTATGCCGCTGATTTTGGCAACATCATCGATTATCTCAATAAGTATTCCGAGACTCAAGTACAGGAAGATGCAAAAGTGAGTTATAAGGAATATGACTGGGGGTTGAATGAGTGACAGGAATGAATGAGCGCTCAAAAAACCCCGTAAATCCTGTAAATCCTGTCATCCTGTCCCTATCTTGTCCTCCTGTCGATAAACCTACTCAGATGAGAAGAACAATACTGCTGATGGCCACCCTTTTTTACTTTTTCCAGCCAGCCAGCGCACAGCAAAAGCGGGTGCTGCTGGAAAAATACACCTCGGCCTTCTGCGGGGCTTGCCCCAACGCGCATCTCATTGCCGAAGATACTGTTTAACAATTAAGCCATACAACCATATAGCCATAGCCATACAACCTCAGCCCAATTACCCTATGCATTTACCCAAAGCTTTTGCCGAACGAATGCAGGCCCAACTGGGCAGCGAATGGCCGGATTTCCTGCAGGCGCTTCGCTCCCCTCCCCCGGTTAGCGTCCGCTTAAATTCTTTGAAAAATTTTAATTTTCAAGAAAATGCTGGAAAAGTAAAATGGAGTTCTAACGGAGTATATCTTCCCGAACGGCCGGTTTTCACCCTCGACCCCAGTTTTCATGCGGGCGCTTACTATGTTCAGGAAGCCTCCTCCATGTTTGTCGGTGAGGCGGTGCGGCAGTTGGTTCCGCCGGAAGAGCCGGTTCGGGCGCTGGACCTCTGCGCCGCGCCCGGAGGGAAGAGCACCCAATTGCTTTCTACCTTGTCGCCGGACAGCCTGGTGCTGGCCAACGAAGTTATCCGTTCCCGTTACCAGGCCCTGCGGCACAACCTCATCAAGTGGGGTTATCCCAACGCCGGCACCAGCATGCACGACAGCCGGGAGTTCAGCGGGCTCGAAGGCTTTTTCAACCTGATCCTGGTAGATGCGCCCTGTTCGGGAGAAGGGTTGTTCAGAAAGGCCCCCGCCGCCACGGCCGAATGGTCGGTGGAAGGCGTGAGCCTCTGTGCCGGCCGGCAAAAGCGGATCCTGGCGGATGCGGTAAAGTTGCTGGCCCCGGATGGCCTATTGCTGTATTGCACCTGCACCTACAACCGGCAGGAGAATGAAGAGAACGCCGAATGGCTGAAAGGCGCCTTCGGGCTTAGCCCGGCCCCTCTTCAACTGGAAGCCGGATGGGGTATTATGAGCACGGGCCTGGGTTATCAATTTTATCCGCACCGGGTAAAAGGAGAGGGTTTTTACCTGGCTGCTTTCCGAAAAGCGGGCGGCCAGCCATATCATGGCTCAAAACCCGGAGCGTTGTCGCCCCGGGGCTACCAGCCTTTGCCTGGAAGAACAGCGGAGCAGTTGAAGGAATGGGTGCGCGAACCCGAAAAGCTGGCGTTTTTTCAAAATGCATCGGGCAGGATCATAGCGTTTCCCCGGTTACATCAGGAGCCGGTGGCCAGGCTGAGCCAGGCGCTGGTCCGTTTTCAGCCGGGTACGGAGTTGGGACAGTTTAAGAACAAAGATTTCGTGCCCGCCCATGCCCTGGCGCTCAGCTCCCTGGCGGCCAACTCGATACCCCGGGTAGCCCTGGAACGGGAGGCCGCCTTGCGATACTTGAAAAAAGAAAATATAGCCATTGAGAAAGCTCCTCAAGGTTGGGCCCTCGTTGCCTTTGAAGGGTTGCCGTTAGGGTGGATGAAAGGGTTGAAAAACAGGATCAACAACTATTTTCCCAAGGAATGGCGCATCCGCATGAAGGTTTAAGAACCTTCTGCCTTCCCCCCAATGGATAGTTTCTTAAACCTGGACAGGCACATAGCTTTGAGAAACTTACTGGACAGGAGCGTAGGGAAGTTTCTCAAAGCAGCGCTCAGGCCAGCTTCGCCATATCCCGCACCAGTATCTTGCCCCGGTTAAAATAGATCAGGTCTGATTTTTTCAACTCGTTTAAAACCAGGGTGACAGTCTGCCGGGAAGTACAGGTAATGTTCGCGATGTCCTGGTGGGTAAGCGAGTGCTTCAGCAACATTTCATAACCAACTCTTCGCCCCCGCTTATTGACCGAATCTTTGATGAATTCGATGATACGGGTGCGGGCGTCCTTAAAAATAAGCGATTCGAGCTTGCTCTCCGCTCTCATGAGGCGGCCTCCGAAGAGGTTCATTACGTAGCTGCAAAGCTCAAAATTATAGCGCATCAGCTTTTTGAGGTCTTCCACCTTGAGCTGATACAGGTGAACGTCCTCTTTGAGCGCCTGGGCAAAATCCGTGCGCTCTTTCTCGCCGATCAGCCCCAGTTCGCCAAACATGGCGGTAGGGTGGATGAGGGATTTGATGATTTCCTTGCCATCTGTAGAGTGAGTCCCGATCTTTACCGTGCCCTTGGCCAGAAAATAAATGTAGTCAGAAGAGTCTCCGGGCATGTAGATAAAACTATACTTAGGTTTTAATTTGACTTCCATCATATCTGCCAGGCGGCCCTTTTCCTCTTCGGGGAGCATGTCAAAGAGTGGAAAAAGGCCAATAAAAGATGTTTTAGCTTCAGCATTCATAACGTTACATTTTAATGGTATGTAGAAAGAACCAAGATTTCACGAAAGAGCCCGCGCAGCCCTTTTTGTTTTGCTTATGTACCTTAGAAGACACTAATAGTTGCCCTCCCCCCCATGGAAGAGGTGTTTTTTTTTATGACCAGCCCGGTTTGGATAATAAAAGATACGAAGCCGGCGGAGAAACCGGTTGCATAAAGGGCACACTTTCTAAAAGCGCAAGGTAGTTTATTGCAGATAAAGAGAATCCAGGGAGGAGTTATATCCGGCAAAGACGCCCAGGCCTCCGTCGATGTTGTCGTAGATGAATACCGGCTCGGCAAAAGGAGAGCCGGAAGATTCTTTTTGCAGGCTGAGGTCCGAAAAATAGCGATAATATTCTTCCGTGACGGCGCGCAGCTCCAGAAAAAGCTGGCCGAGCAGTTCTTCATTCTTTTTCAGCCGAATGTTCAACGGGATTTCGAAATCGATCACCTCGCCGTCGTTCGACATATTATCTTCCAGCAACAGCCCTCCGTTGATGTGGGCCACCCGGCCATTGCCATTTTCCTCAGGGTTGAACACCAGCGAGAGGTGATAGGAATCGGTAATGGCCGTATCCCCTTCGTTGAAGCTGTATTCATTTATCTGCTGAAGCAGGCTGATATGGTAATAGTTCTTCTCCTCGCCGGGATCCTCAAAACTCATTTTCACCCGATAATTCACGAAAAATTCTTCAGTATCCTGGCTTTCCACCAGAGTGAAATCGGAAATGCTGACTGAAGAAAAGTCAATGGAATTGGGAATCCTGCTTTTTGCAGTGGCGGAAGCACAGCAGGACGCGTCAACCTGAATGGTATAGGTCGTATTCACTTTTGGAACCAGGTTCCGGGTGGTATAGTAGGGCACTTCAGCCTCAGCGTGCATGGGTTCTACCAGGCTCAGCGTTTCCAGATAGACATCATCCTCGTAAATCTCCACTGTGGCGTCCAGTACGTATTCTGTCGTTTCTTCATCCAGGATGGACTGCGATTTTGAGACGAATACCTGTACGGCTTTGTCTCTCGTAAAATTGCTGACGACCACCAGTTTGGGGTCGGGCTTCTCCAGGCGAAGCGACGAGGGTTGTTCGCAACCAAAAATGGTTAGAAGCAACGGGAGGATAACGAGTTGTGAAAGTTGCCGGCACATGTTGAACTACTGCATATTAAGAATTTCATACCAAGCTGCCGAAGCCAGGACTGGCCGGCCTTCAGCAATACCCCGGATAACCGAACACTATTCTCTTTTTTCAGAAAGCGCCGCAGCCAATTGTTTGCCCCTGGCGCTTCATGCGAAAAGAATAGGGAAACATCTACAAATATACAATTAAAATTTTACTGAATAGTTCAGAGAAGGCATCATGGGAATAATTGATACGGGAACGAACTCTTTTTTAAGCTGGATTTGCCCCTCCTCCTCCTCATAATGGTTGCGCAGGTCGTAATACAACGGGTTTCTCCGGTTGTATAGGTTGTAAACCCCGACGTTGATCGTATGGTGGACCCGGTCGGTATTAAAATAGAAGTTGGCGCCCAGGTCAAGGCGGTGATAGGGCGGCATCCGGTAAGCGTTTTTGCTGCCATATTCAATTACGGTAATGGGAGGCTCGCCCGGGCCCGGAAGAATGATATCGTATTTTTCGGCCGGCAGGCTAAAAGCAAAACCGGAAGAAAAAATCCAGTTGGCCGAGATTTCTATCCAATCTTGTATGCGGTGGCTGAAAGCCACCTTGAGGTCATGCCGGCGGTCATATTTATAAGGATAAGGCCGGCCGTTGTTTACAAACTCATATTGCCGGTCGGCATAAGCCAGGCTGTAAGCCAGCCAGCCCGTTGTTTTGCCCACCCGTTTGCCCAGCATACCTTCCATGCCGTAGGCACGCCCGCTGCCCGAAGTCACATTCCCTTCCCAATCATTGAGGAACAGGGCTCCTTCTGAATAAGAAAGCAATTGGTCCATGCTTTTGGCGTAAGCCTCCAGGCTTGCCTGCCAGCCCTTGGGAAAGCTCCAGGTAGTACCGACCCCTGCCTGCCATCCTTCCTGAGGGGCTAATTCTTCGGTGGAAGGCACCCAAACCTCTGTGGGAAGGCCTAAAGCAGAGTTGGAAAGCAGGTGCACAAACTGTTGCATGCGGCTGAGATAAGCTTCCAGTTTCCAATCTTTATGAACCTGCCAGGCCAATGAAAGGCGCGGCTGCGGAGAAAAATAAGCCTTCTGCCTTACCTGGTAAGCAGCAAGGTGCACACCCAGGTTGAGGAGCAGCCGCTGGCCCAGGCGAGCCTCGTCTTCTATGTATGCGCTGTACTCCATTGCGCGAATTGCTCCATCTGCAATGTCTCCCGGCGGGACGACATTTCCATTGCCCGACTTTTCTATCAGGTCATAGGCAAAAACGCCCGGCAGGAAACGATGGCGGGTGATGTTTGCTCCAAAGCGGATGTAATGGCTGGGAGAAGGAATGAAATCGAAATCCAGGCGAAGGCCCAGGTCGGTAATGTTGCTCGAATACCGCCCGATATCGATGAGGCGGTCCAGCGTGTTTTGGCTGGAAAGCGCCACCAGCGAATCCGTGGCGTTGTAGTTGATCCGGACGTCAAGGGCGCTGTACGTTGCCGCCAGGTTGGCAAACAGCTTGTCGCTGAACAAATGGTTCCACCGCAGGGAGGCTACCCGGTTGCCCCACCGGATGCGGTCGGAATAGTATTGCTCGAAAGCGTAAAAGGCCGGTTCGGCCATATTGCCCTGCCGGGCCTGCAGCGTATCTGCCGAACTACCGCTGTTGGAATAATGGTCGGACCCCGAATAATAACTCAGGTATAGATGGTTTTTAGGAGAAAGAGAATAATTCAGTTTGGCGTTCAGGTCGTGAAACCGGTAGCCGACAAAACCATCTTCGCCCTTGTCGGCCTTGAGGCTGCGCGTAAGCGGCTGAAGATACCAATCGATAAATGACCAGCGGCCGGAGACGAAAAAGCTGCTCTTTTCCTGGACGATGGGCCCTTCCAGGGACAGGCGGCCGGACAGCAACCCCACATCTCCTCTCAGCCCGAATGCCCTGCGGTTGCCTTCGCGGGTGCGTATGTCGAGCACCGAAGAGAGCCTGCCGCCGTAACGGGCCGGAAAACCCCCTTTGATCAGGCGGGCCGAACTGATCGCGCTGGTATTAAAAACAGAAAAAATACCGGCCGCATGAGAGATGTTGTATACCGGAACCCCATCGATCATGATCAGGTTCTGCCCGTTATTGCCGCCGCGGATATGCAGGCCCCCTACCCCGTCTGTTCCGGTCTGCACCCCGGGCAGCAGATGCACCATCCGGATGATATCCGCCTCTCCGGCCAGGGCCGGCAGGCGCTCGGTTTGCTGGATGCTCAGGTCGTGGATAGAGGAAGATGCGGCAAGCCCCGGCCTGGCCTTGAGGCGTTCGCCAATGACTTCCACCGGTTCCAGGGTGAGGGAAGGATGGAGGGAAACGTCCTGCTGCATATCTTCCTGAAGCGACAACTCCCGGCGCTCGGCGCCATAGCCCAGGTAAGAATACGACAGGCTTGCCTGCCCGGCAGGCAGGGTGAGAGAGTAAAAACCGTATTCGTTGGTAACGGCGCCCATGCCCGTATGCAGGTCCTGAATGTTGGCGCTGATCAACCGCTCGCCGGTCCGGGCATCCCGCAAAAAACCGCTGATGGTAAATCGGCGCCGGTCAGGCAGGAAGATGACCACCTGAGAACCCACCTGCCGGTATCCGAGGGCGGTGCCCCTGAGCAACTCTTCCAGCGCCTGGGCCAAAGTACCCTCCCGGATATCTATATTCAGGCGGCGAAGCGGCAGGATGTCGTTGCTGAAAGAAAGATTCACTCCTTCCTGGTCGGACAACCGGTAAAGGGCTTCTTCCAGCGAAAGGCCCTTGCCGACGATAGAAACAGGCTGCTCCAGCACACTTTGGGCGCGCAGGGCCATAGCAGACAGAAAAACCGCCAGGAGCAAGTAAAGCCGCTTCATTTATGGTAATTGTAATACAAAAGCTCTGAACGCCGGCAATAACCAATATCGGGTGACTGCTCAGGAACTTCGTCCCTGCCGCACCAGGCGGAGCGCAATTCCTTCAAAAATAAAGCGTTTTGGCCAGTAATTCAAAAATATAGCCCTACTTGTTTAACGGCAGATCGCTATGGGCTTTAAACCTTCCGTGGATTTGGCCGTTGATTTTTCTGTCTATATTCCTATTTTGAGCAAAATTCAAACCGCAGATCAAGATGAACAAAATATTTGCCATACTGCTCGCCTTTTTTCCTGTTTTATCCTTTTCTCAAAACAGCGGAGCGCCGGCGGAATTCCATCTGGAAAAATCTGAAACGGAAGCTCATCTTCGCTTTCTGGCTTCCGATGAACTACAGGGCCGGCGGACCGGCGAACCGGGCAACAACATTGCCGCCCGCTATATCGCTGCTCAATTGGAAGCCTATAACCTGAAAACCGCTCCCG
Coding sequences:
- a CDS encoding M28 family peptidase, with the translated sequence MKKAYFFFGMLFLGFIPHSIAQQNITVTSSEVERILRGNYDAVDFLPSVLLNHPEDIVDGILAEVSADSLKQYLLALSTFENRNTGSDTSSATVGMGAARRWAYGKMESFGARQENRLRASYLQFDQDICGVEQHRNVFAVLPGIGPHKNEMVLVEGHMDSRCEDVCDTDCLAHGMEDNGSGTALVLELARVMSRFAFDRTLVFLITTGEEQGLFGAEAFAIYCAENQIPVRAVYNNDIVGGIICGQTASPPGCPGLNEIDSINVRLYSSGPGRQLARFAHLEYQEELLSKMPVPTVLNIMSREDRVGRGGDHIPFRERGFPAMRFTSANEHGDGNPGQANYDDRQHTREDVLGVDTDGDSVIDSFFVDFNYLARNAVINGNAVAMSALGPPAPGDFIVERIDNGLRYEIVDPTENNLYRLGIRPNSTIYYDTLLYVTKKIDTLYFLEPATPYYLSVAAVDSNGVESQFTSEEFNFFTTSLEEQPYLSDGGITLLQNRPNPFDEATTISVLVERPVDYQQALIRVADTQGRELARYPIELKQGLIEVLYGYEKHGYQRGTYYYSLVIDGRVYDTKAMVYAY
- a CDS encoding DUF2442 domain-containing protein → MGVPYTWFWRLAQASPEQRQNWRFISGGYGIHWADIDEDISIAGILKGNKNPVPPTRHKT
- the cas1 gene encoding CRISPR-associated endonuclease Cas1, with product MKKIFVYGMLYGVVESAIFASGLDPYLGILHADEYKKPTFAFDLIEPFRPWVDALIAQLCREGLLEGKHFTPKENGFWLSKEVGFLKKFEHNCNFKN
- a CDS encoding IS630 family transposase — encoded protein: MLTLNISQADIVSANYERIHNPVLAIRKRMDALYWASQEYSRQEAAQLSGVHRNSVKNYIKLYNKGGLEALTSFQYKGFDSVLSGYRVTLEAYFREHPPRTAKEAAARVEELTGQALSVDEVRRFMHKIGMKPLKTGHVPGKANPEKQQQFLDQELLPLIEMAQAGQCHLFFMDAAHFILMPFVGILWCFARMFIKAASGRNRINVLGALNFVTRKMETVVNTTYVNADTVAELLKKLAQNYTALPLYVVLDNARYQHCHYIKELALSLNIHLVFLPPYSPNLNLIERVWRYIKKDVLGTRYYDCAEKFHNAIRQALNDINHNPETQSSLKTLITPNFQTFAQNLLQ
- a CDS encoding DUF547 domain-containing protein; protein product: MPRSLLFALGLLAFASCQSEKPREQTNTAPPTQLAALEDKAAQQNAPPAASLENSPEADQAKAGKAATQQPQRATAIAKTRELKVDKPAKKEASKANSSLVKTAETSKEKPEPSKLYLHSPETSSPPPPSHQSWDGLLQKHVSSAGTVNYKGLLADKAKLQAYLDELAANPAGKSWSRNEKLAYWINAYNAFTVKLILDHYPVSSITKIHGGKPWDVKWIKLGDNTYSLNNIENDIIRPQFNEPRIHFAVNCAARSCPPLLNRAWTADNLNRYLDQQARSFINNPKYNEIGPETVEISKIFEWYAADFGNIIDYLNKYSETQVQEDAKVSYKEYDWGLNE
- a CDS encoding RNA methyltransferase encodes the protein MHLPKAFAERMQAQLGSEWPDFLQALRSPPPVSVRLNSLKNFNFQENAGKVKWSSNGVYLPERPVFTLDPSFHAGAYYVQEASSMFVGEAVRQLVPPEEPVRALDLCAAPGGKSTQLLSTLSPDSLVLANEVIRSRYQALRHNLIKWGYPNAGTSMHDSREFSGLEGFFNLILVDAPCSGEGLFRKAPAATAEWSVEGVSLCAGRQKRILADAVKLLAPDGLLLYCTCTYNRQENEENAEWLKGAFGLSPAPLQLEAGWGIMSTGLGYQFYPHRVKGEGFYLAAFRKAGGQPYHGSKPGALSPRGYQPLPGRTAEQLKEWVREPEKLAFFQNASGRIIAFPRLHQEPVARLSQALVRFQPGTELGQFKNKDFVPAHALALSSLAANSIPRVALEREAALRYLKKENIAIEKAPQGWALVAFEGLPLGWMKGLKNRINNYFPKEWRIRMKV
- a CDS encoding Crp/Fnr family transcriptional regulator, which encodes MNAEAKTSFIGLFPLFDMLPEEEKGRLADMMEVKLKPKYSFIYMPGDSSDYIYFLAKGTVKIGTHSTDGKEIIKSLIHPTAMFGELGLIGEKERTDFAQALKEDVHLYQLKVEDLKKLMRYNFELCSYVMNLFGGRLMRAESKLESLIFKDARTRIIEFIKDSVNKRGRRVGYEMLLKHSLTHQDIANITCTSRQTVTLVLNELKKSDLIYFNRGKILVRDMAKLA
- a CDS encoding DUF4249 domain-containing protein — translated: MLLTIFGCEQPSSLRLEKPDPKLVVVSNFTRDKAVQVFVSKSQSILDEETTEYVLDATVEIYEDDVYLETLSLVEPMHAEAEVPYYTTRNLVPKVNTTYTIQVDASCCASATAKSRIPNSIDFSSVSISDFTLVESQDTEEFFVNYRVKMSFEDPGEEKNYYHISLLQQINEYSFNEGDTAITDSYHLSLVFNPEENGNGRVAHINGGLLLEDNMSNDGEVIDFEIPLNIRLKKNEELLGQLFLELRAVTEEYYRYFSDLSLQKESSGSPFAEPVFIYDNIDGGLGVFAGYNSSLDSLYLQ
- a CDS encoding TonB-dependent receptor; amino-acid sequence: MKRLYLLLAVFLSAMALRAQSVLEQPVSIVGKGLSLEEALYRLSDQEGVNLSFSNDILPLRRLNIDIREGTLAQALEELLRGTALGYRQVGSQVVIFLPDRRRFTISGFLRDARTGERLISANIQDLHTGMGAVTNEYGFYSLTLPAGQASLSYSYLGYGAERRELSLQEDMQQDVSLHPSLTLEPVEVIGERLKARPGLAASSSIHDLSIQQTERLPALAGEADIIRMVHLLPGVQTGTDGVGGLHIRGGNNGQNLIMIDGVPVYNISHAAGIFSVFNTSAISSARLIKGGFPARYGGRLSSVLDIRTREGNRRAFGLRGDVGLLSGRLSLEGPIVQEKSSFFVSGRWSFIDWYLQPLTRSLKADKGEDGFVGYRFHDLNAKLNYSLSPKNHLYLSYYSGSDHYSNSGSSADTLQARQGNMAEPAFYAFEQYYSDRIRWGNRVASLRWNHLFSDKLFANLAATYSALDVRINYNATDSLVALSSQNTLDRLIDIGRYSSNITDLGLRLDFDFIPSPSHYIRFGANITRHRFLPGVFAYDLIEKSGNGNVVPPGDIADGAIRAMEYSAYIEDEARLGQRLLLNLGVHLAAYQVRQKAYFSPQPRLSLAWQVHKDWKLEAYLSRMQQFVHLLSNSALGLPTEVWVPSTEELAPQEGWQAGVGTTWSFPKGWQASLEAYAKSMDQLLSYSEGALFLNDWEGNVTSGSGRAYGMEGMLGKRVGKTTGWLAYSLAYADRQYEFVNNGRPYPYKYDRRHDLKVAFSHRIQDWIEISANWIFSSGFAFSLPAEKYDIILPGPGEPPITVIEYGSKNAYRMPPYHRLDLGANFYFNTDRVHHTINVGVYNLYNRRNPLYYDLRNHYEEEEGQIQLKKEFVPVSIIPMMPSLNYSVKF